A single genomic interval of Anopheles marshallii chromosome 2, idAnoMarsDA_429_01, whole genome shotgun sequence harbors:
- the LOC128719914 gene encoding serine protease inhibitor 88Ea-like, which translates to MPNLVGKGARVLLLLLGLITILTLPSAYGQCSPGDEKKATEKSDLDQSRTRLYKGESIFTLQLLDAINTATPNENLFFSPYSLYNVLLMMYFGAQNSTEKLLRTGLNLQWSDSKTTVHEAYDTARKSLQGRFSESNAVGFSSVDKLFFGRQIPISTCMQQKFADTIEQLDYENKPEEQRVYINRWVEMATRGHIKDLLVPGAISRNTKLAIANAAYFKGTWQTKFKAAETKKEIFYISADRQLFVDMMHVEGTFSHAANEKLGCHILELPYSAGGEGDDNEHSDNPNQVSMFVFLPPAEPNALSKLLARLAADTNILHEVVNDGISRKVDVKLPKFNIEKTVEMKPVLERLGMGELFENTANFDSFTDGREPIGFDEVLQKSKIEVNEEGSVAASATIAFSFRSSRPVDPAMFHCNHPFVFIIYDYGTRSVLFNGVYRQPE; encoded by the exons ATGCCAAACCTGGTGGGAAAAGGTGCCcgtgtgctgttgctgctgctaggGCTGATCACAATCCTCACTCTTCCGTCCGCCTATGGCCAATGTTCGCCGGGCGATGAGAAAAAGGCAACGGAAAAATCCGATCTTGATCAGTCCCGTACGCGGCTGTACAAGGGTGAATCGATCTTCACTCTGCAGTTGCTGGATGCCATCAACACTGCTACGCCCAACGAAAATCTCTTCTTTTCACCGTATAGTCTGTATAAtgtgttgctgatgatgtaCTTCGGTGCACAAAATTCTACGGAAAAGCTACTCCGAACCGGTCTTAATCTGCAGTGGTCCGATAGTAAGACGACCGTACATGAAGCATACGATACAGCCCGGAAATCACTGCAGGGTCGATTCAGCGAAAGCAACGCGGTCGGGTTTAGCTCGGTCGATAAGCTGTTCTTTGGACGCCAGATTCCCATCTCGACCTGCATGCAACAGAAGTTTGCCGACACTATCGAACAGCTCGACTACGAAAACAAGCCCGAGGAGCAACGTGTGTACATTAACCGATGGGTTGAGATGGCAACACGGGGACATATTAAGGACCTACTGGTACCTGGTGCAATCTCCCGCAACACCAAGCTAGCAATTGCCAACGCGGCATACTTCAAG GGCACTTGGCAGACTAAGTTTAAGGCTGCTGAAACCAAAAAGGAAATCTTTTACATCTCCGCCGACCGTCAACTGTTTGTCGATATGATGCACGTCGAGGGAACGTTCAGTCACG CTGCTAATGAAAAGCTGGGTTGTCACATTCTGGAGCTCCCGTACAGTGCGGGTGGTGAGGGCGACGACAATGAACACAGCGACAATCCAAATCAGGTATCGATGTTTGTCTTTCTGCCACCGGCTGAACCAAACGCTCTCTCGAAATTGCTAGCCAGACTGGCCGCCGACACTAACATCCTACACGAAGTGGTGAACGATGGCATTTCGCGCAAGGTTGACGTTAAGCTGCCGAAGTTTAACATCGAGAAAACTGTTGAAATGAAGCCTGTGCTGGAGCGGTTAGGCATGGGTGAGCTGTTTGAGAATACGGCCAATTTCGATAGTTTCACTGATGGGCGAGAACCGATCGGCTTCGATGAGGTGCTACAGAAATCAAAAATAGAGGTAAACGAAGAAGGTTCAGTGGCCGCTTCCGCAACGATTGCCTTTTCGTTCCGATCCTCGCGACCGGTCGATCCGGCCATGTTCCATTGTAACCATCCGTTCGTATTCATCATCTACGATTATGGCACTCGGTCTGTCCTGTTTAACGGGGTCTATCGTCAGCCAGAGTAA